The sequence ACGTACTCGGCGTACGCGTAGAGTTCGATCGGACCGCGGTGGGGACTCAGGACGCCTTTCGGCTGACCCGTCGTCCCCGACGTGTAGGTCAGTGTGTAGGGATCGTTCGGGTTCGTCTCGACGGTCTCGAACTCGCTCGAGCGCTCGCGAATCGCGTCGAACCCCTCGACCTGCTGGTCTGTGGCCCCGGTCGCCTCGCCCTCGAGCGTTACGACGCGCTCGAGCGCCGACAGCGAGTCGTCGACGGCCTCGCAGGTGTCGTCGGTCGTCAAGAGTAGCCTCGTACCGGAGTCCTCGAGTCGGTAGTTCAGCGCGTCCGGGCCGAAGACGGGCGCGAGCGGGAGGTAGATCCGCCCGGCCTGAACCGTCCCGAAGACGACCGCGTACAGTTCGAACGTCGTGGGAAGCATCGCGCCGACGCGGTCGCCACGCTCGGTGTGCTCGAGCAGGTAGTTGCTCACGCGGTTGGCGGCGGTCGCCAGTTCGGCGAACGTGTAGGTCTCCGTCTCGCCGCTCTCGAAGTCTCGAATCCGGAGGCCGGTTTCGTCCGAGTCAGCGTGGCGTCCAAGGGCCTCGTCGGCGACGTTGAGTGACTCTTCGTCCCCGACGTGTGCGTGGACGTCCCAGCCGCGGTCAGGGTCGTGCAGGTCGCGAACCGCTTCGTAAATGTCACCATATGCCATGGCCTCCATTCCCACGAACGGTGCAATATTTCTTCGGGTCAGTTGATACGATCGATCGCCGTCGCCACTGGCAACGAGACGGGACTGGAGCTCCGTCGGTACTCGAGGCGATCACCCGACGAACGCACTCCTCAGCGACTGCCATCCCGGCGAAACGATTATACATCCGTCCGTTGACAGTCGGGACCGCCATGATGCGTGTACAGTTAACACTCGACAAGTTACTCGAGCGCGCAGTCGACCTCTTTCCCGAGCGAGAACTGGTGACGAAACTGCCCGACGGAAGCGTCCACCGGTACACCTACGCGGACGCCTACGGGCGAATCTGCCAGCTCGCACACGCGTTAGACGGCCTCGAACTCGAGGCGGGTGCCCGCGTCGGCGTCGTTGCGACGAACCACTATCGGCACTTCGAACTGTACTTCGGGCCAGCGTGCTCGGGCCGGTCGATCCACATGTGCAACATGCGGCTGCCGGACCACCACTTCGTCCACACCATCGAGGACGCTGACGACGAGGTGCTGTTCGTCGATCCGTGGCTACTCGAGAAAGTCGAGGCGAACGCCGACGACCTCGAGAGCGTCGAGCAGTTCGTCGTCCTCGGCGAGGAAGTTCCCGAGACCGACCTCGAGCCCGTGGTGGCGTACGAGGACCTGCTCGAGGGCCACCCGACGGAGTACGAGTGGCCCGACGTCGACGAGACGGCCGAGTACGGGATGTGCCACACCTCTGGGACGACGGGGCTACCGAAGGGCGTCCCGTACACCCACCGGGCGATGTACCTCCACAGCATCATGTGCGGGCACACCGACGCCAACGGGATCGGCGAGTCGGACGTGGTTCTCCCCGTCGTGCCGATGTTCCACGCCAACGGCTGGGGGCTGCCTTACGCCGCGACGTTCGTCGGCGCGAAGCAGGTCTTCCCGTCCGTTCACACCGACCCCGAAGCGATCGCCACCCTGATCGACGAGGAGGAGGTCACCTTCTCGGCCGCGGTACCAACAATCTGGCTCGAGATGGCCGAATTCCTGGACGAGAATCCCGACGTCGACATCTCGAACATCGAGCGACTGACCGTCGGTGGCTCTGCTCCACCGGAGTCACTCATCCGGAAGTACGACGAAGAGTACGACGCGCCCATCATCCAGGGGTGGGGGATGACCGAGACCTCGCCACTCGGGACGCTCAGCACCCTCCGGAAGGAGGTCGCGGAACTCCCGGCCGAGGAACGCGACGAGTACCGGGCGATGGCCGGGTTCCCCGTGCCGGGAATGCAGGTCCGCATCGTCGACGACGATGGTGACGAAGTCCCCCGGGACGGCGAGACGATGGGCGAGTTGCAGGTCCGCAGCCCATGGGTGACCGACCGGTACCACGACCGCCCCGACGAGACCGAGGCGTCGGTCACCGAGGACGGCTACCTGAAGACCGGCGACGTCGCCGTCCGGAACGAACTGGGATACGTCGACGTCGTCGATCGCGACACGGACATGATCAAGTCCGGCGGCGAGTGGATCTCGTCGGTCCAGCTCGAGAACGAGCTGATGGCTCACGAGGACGTCGCCGAAGCCTCCGTCGTCGCGGTCGATCACGAACGCTGGCAGGAGCGGCCACTCGCCGTGGTCGTCCCGACCGACGGGGCCAGTCCCACCGCCGACGACCTCGAGGACCACCTCGCAGAGACGTTCCCCTCGTGGTGGCTGCCCGACGCCTACGAGGTGATCGAGGAGATTCCGAAGACTTCCACTGGAAAGTTCGACAAGAAGCGACTGCGCGACCGGTTCGACGTGGTACTCGAGGCCGAGAGCGATGCCGAGGCCCCGCCCGAGGCCGAGCCCAGCTCTCACGACGACGCGGACGCGCCCGAACTCTGACGCCACCCGTAGTCGACGGGGCTCCCAGTGAGCCCGTTGCAGGTACGCTGAACGTTAAGGTGTCCCACATGGTTCTTCACGTATGTCAATTAGTGGCACTGGTGGTGTCAGTTTCGACGTCGACGACGAGACCGCACTGATCCTCGAGAGCCTCGAGGAGTTCGTCGCACAGGAGGTCGAACCGCTCGAGGAGGACCTCGATGATCTGCTGACCAACCCCCGGAGGGGGTATCACGAGGACGGTCGGCTCACCGACGAGTTGCTCGAGGCCCGTGAGGAAGTACGCCGACGATCCGCCGAGGCCGGATTCTACGCGATGAACTTGCCCGAGGAGGCCGGTGGGCAAGGCGTCCCGCCGGTCACGTGGTACCGGGCGAAAAAACGACTCGCGAGCAAGGGCCCGGGCCTCGCACGGCACGTCCTCGCCGGTCCGGAGGGACCGAAACCGCTCCTGTTGCAGGCAGCGGGCGAGCAGGTCGAGCGCTACCTCGAGCCAGCGATCCGGGCCGAGAAGTCGACGGCGTTCGCCCAGACCGAACCCGGCGTCGGCTCGGACTCGCCGAACATGGAGACCACGGCGCGCAAGGAGGGCGACGAGTGGGTCCTGAACGGCCGCAAGCAGTGGATCACGAACGCACCCTATGCGGATTTCATCCAGGTGTTCGCCCGGACGACGCCCCAGGAAGAGGCCGGCCGATACGGCGGCATCACCTGTTTCATCCTCGAGCGCGGCGAGTACGAGGTCGGCTCGTACAACAACGTCGTCGGCGCGCCGGGATCGCAGGCCGAGATCCACCTCGACGACGTCCGGGTCACCGACGAGCGGGTTCTCGGCGAGGTCGACGGCGCGTTCTACGCCGCGATGGAGTTCCTCTCGCTCGGCCGCCTCGAGCTCGGCGCTGAGGCCGTCGGCTTCAGCGAGTTCCTGCTCGAGCGGGCGACCGAGTACGCGAACCAGCGGCAGGCCTTCGGCGAGCCGATCGGGAGCTTCCAGCAGGTTTCGGCGAAGCTGGCACGGGGGCGTGCGAAGACCTACGCGGCCGATGCCGCGGGTCTCAAACTCGCCTGGAAGGTCGGCCGCGACGAACGGACGGTGATGGACTCGTCGATCCTGAAGTGGTTCGCCACGAACGTCTTCTGGGAGATCGCCGACGCGGCCGTCCAGATCCACGGCGCGAACGGACTGGCGGAGGAAAACCCCTACATGGGACTGCTCCACCAGGCGCGCATCCTGCGGATCGTCGAGGGAACCGACGAGATCCAGCTCAACACCATCGCCTCGCAGATGGGAATCGGGGGTGAGTGACGATGTCGGAACGAACCGCGGACAACGGTCGAGCGTCCCTCGAGATCGCCGACGGCGTCGCCACCGTCCGACTCACCGATCCCGACCGCCGAAACGCGTTCTCGCCGGAACTCGGCGAGGACGTCCTCGCTGCGTTTCTCGAGATCGACGAGCGCGACGACGTCTCGGCGGTCGTCCTGACGGCGTCGGGCCCGGTCTTCTGTGCTGGCCTCGACCTCGAGGTTCTCCAGGGTGACGACTCCGACCGCCGGGAGTACCTGTTCGAACTGCTCGGTGCGGTGACCGAGTGGTGTTCGTGGAGCGATCGGCCGGTGATCGTCGCCGCCGACGGGCCGGCACCCGGTGCGGGAGCGATCCTGATCGACTCCTGTGACCTCCGGGTCGGGAGCGAGGACGTCACGATGTGGTGGCCGGAGGTCGCCTTCGGCCTCGCCGGACAGACGATCGCCGCGCGCCTCGTCAGACAGGTGGGCTGGCCGAAGGCGACCGAATTGATGCTGCTCGCGGACGAGGCGGAACTCGACGCCGAAGCGGCCAGGGATCTGGGATTGCTCAACCGGGTCGTCCCCGGCGACGAGGTCGAAGAGACGGCGCGGGAGATGGCAGCCGTTATCGCCGAGCACGACCGCGCACACGACAACGTCGCCTCCCACCTGCAGGCGATCCAGCACGCCCGCGAGGAACTGATCGGCTCGAGCGTGCCCTACGCGAACTGGCTGGGTCGCGATCTGCGCCGGGTTCTCGAGGAGTGATCGGGGTGTTCGTTCGACGCCCCACGATCTTGTCGGGTCAGAAGCTAAAGAGGTCGACGCCGCCGGTGACGCCGACGACCTGTCCGGTCACGTAGGAGGCCCGCTCGGAACTGAGGTAGGCGACCATGTCCGCGACGTCCTGTTCGGTCCCGAGGTGGCGCATCGGCGTCGCCTCCGCGATCCGGGCGAAGTAGGGGTCGACGTTCTCGCGCAACGCTTCTGGGCTGAGCTCTGCGAAGTCGCTGACGACGATGTTCGGCGCGATCACGTTCGAGGTGACCCCCGACTGGGCCCCCTCGAGGGCCATCGTCCGGCCGAGTCCGATCATCGCGGATTTCGTCGCCGAGTACGAGAGCTGGCCGAAGCCGCCGTACCAGCCGGCCATCGAGGACATGTTGATGACCCGGCCCCAGCCGCGTTCGCACATCCGCGGGAACACCTCCCGGCTGATGTTGTAGGTGCCGGTGAGGTTGATCTCGACGTCGCGTTCCCAGACGTCGTCGTCGTAGTCGGCGATCCGCGAGCGCGCGTCGACCATCGCCGCGTTGTTCACGAGGATGTCGACGCCGCCGAACTCCTCACGGACGGCTTCCATCGAGGCGGCGACGTCCTCCCGATCGGTGAGATCACACTCGAGGGCCAGTGCGTCACCGCCGTCGGCCTCCTCGTTGATCTCGTCGGCGACGGTACTCGCGCCGTCGGCGTCGACGTCGAGGACGACGACGTTGGCCCCTTCGTCAGCGAGCGTTTTGCAATCTGCACGTCCGATTCGGCCGGCTCCGCCGGTGACGACGGCGGTCCGATCGTCGATTCCAAGATCCATCGACTCGACTGATCGACGTCCGTCCCAGTAAGTCTTTGCAAGTGAGAAACACGCACGGTCTGAATGCCCACCAGCGCGACCGCTCCCGAACTTCCGCAGTCCCAAGGACTTTGGTCGACGTTAACATAGACTCGCCACCTATGACACAGCACTCGGCAGTCATCGTCGACGCAGTCCGAACGCCCTTCGGCAAGCGTGGCGGCTCGTTCAGTGACACCCACCCGCAGGACCTCGCGGCCGAACCCCTGCGGGCACTCGAGCAGCGCAACGGCTTCGAGCCGGAGACGATCGAGGACGTTATCTACGGCTGCGTGACGCCGGTCGACGAGCAAGGACTCAACATCGGCCGGCTCGCGCCGATGGTCGCCGGGTGGGGCGACGTCGTCCCCGGCGTCCAGCTCAACCGGATGTGTGGCTCCGGCCAGCAGGCGGTCAACTTCGCGGGGGCGAACCTCATGGCGGGCCAGCACGACGTCCTGATCGCCGGCGGCGTCGAACACATGACGCGCGTCCCGATGGGCTCCGACGGCAGCGGCGTCACCGACACCTACTTCGAGTACTTCGACGAGCTGACGACACAGGGCGAGGGCGCAGAACGAATCGCCGAGCAGTGGGGATTCAGCCGGTCGGAACTCGACGAACTCGCCGCCGACTCCCAGCAACGCTGGGGCGAGGCCTGGGAGGAGGGCCGTTACGACGATCAGGTCGTTCCCGTCGAGACCGAACTCGAGGGCGAATCCATCGTCGTCGAGGAGGACGAACACCCGCGGCCGGAAACCGACGTCGAGACGCTCTCGAATCTTCCGCTGTCGTTTCGCGAGGAAGGTGAGGGCTTCCACCACCCGGGCAACTCCTCCGGAATCGTCGACGGCTCCTCCGCGCTCCTGCTCGCAACGGAGGAGGCAGCCGAGAAACACGGCTGGGAACCGATGGCCCGGATCGTCCAGACCGAGGTCGTCGGCGTCGATCCCGTCACGATGCTCACCGGCCCGATCCCGGCGACCGAGCAGGTCCTCGAGAAAGCCGACATGGACATCGAGGAGATCGATCTCTTCGAGGTCAACGAGGCGTTCGCCTCGGTCGTCGCCGCCTGGCTCGAAGAGACCGGCGTCTCCTGGGAGGACGTCAACGTCAACGGTGGGGCGATCGCCCACGGTCACCCGCTCGGGGCGACCGGCGCGATGCTCCTGACGAAACTGGCCCACGAACTCGAGCGCACCGGGGCTGACACCGCCCTCTCGACGATGTGCATCGGGTTCGGGCAGGGTGTGGCAACGATCATCGAGCGCGTCTGAGGCTCGCGTCGGGAATCAGGTGATTTTCGGGCTCCTGTCTACTCGAACAGCTCCTCGTGTCGACTCGCGAGGTCGGTGTACTCTCCCGTGGCGTACTCTTCGAAGATCGACTCGGGATCGATCGTCGTCTCCTCGAGCGGGGTGATCTCTGCGGGGACGCCGCGGACGAACGACTCGGCTGGAACCTCGTAGTCGTCGGGGATGACGGTTCCCGCGGCGACGACCGACTGCGCGCCGACGGTCGCGCCGGCGTTGACGGTCGCGTTGAATCCGACCAGCGCGCCCTCGCCGACGCCGGCTTCGTTGAGCACCGCGCCGTGGCCGACCATCACCCGGTCGGCGAGACTCGAGGCGTGGATCGTGGCGTTGTCGCCGACGTGCGTGTAGCGGCCGATCCGGACCGGGTCGACGTCGCCGCGGCAGACGACGCCCGGCCAGACGCTCGCCTCGGCGTCGATCTCGACGTCACCGACGAGGACGGCGTCCCGGCTCACCGCCGCCGTGTCGTCGATCGTCGGGGTCGTACCCTCGAAGGCGTAGGTTCGACTATCGTCCATGACTGGACGGTCACCGACGAGGGTAAAAACGGCTCTTCACCGCTGGATGACGGTTCGACGTGGATGAACGTGATGGAGCGAAACCGCTCGAAGGGGAAGTATTGCCTGAACCCCTCCAGCACTGTCGAAACACTTCTCATCGAGACGACCGACGTTCGAGCTAGCATGGAGTTTCCCGACCGGGCCCACCTCGAGTCCGTCGTCGACGACCACGAGTTGCCGGGTTTCGCCCGCGTCGCTTACGAACCCGAGACGGAGACACTCGAGAACCTGCGCGAACGGGTCAGGGAGGCCGTCGTGGAACTGTCTCTGTCGGAACTCGAGCGCGGGTCGACGGTGGCAGTCGGCGTCGGTAGCCGCGGGATTCACGGGCTGGCCGACTACGTCCGCGAGGTGATCGACGCGCTCGCAGACCGCGGGCTCGAGCCGGTGATCGTCCCGGCGATGGGGAGTCACGGCGGTGCGACGCCGGAGGGACAGCGCGAGGTGCTCGAATCACTGGGGGTGACCGAAGCGGCGATGGGTGCACCGATCGACGCCCGGATGGCTGTCGAGGAGGTCGGGGCGGTTACGGTCGGGGACACGCCGACGCCGGTGTACGTCTCGCGAGCCGCCCTCGAGGCCGACGCACTCCTCGTTGTCAACCGGGTGAAACCGCACACGAACTTCACCGGCCGACTCGAGAGTGGCCTCTGTAAAATGACCGTGGTCGGCCTCGGAAAGCGAGAGGGGGCGAACGCCTTCCACTCGACGGCGATCGCGGAGGGGTACGTGCCGACGCTCGAGGCGCTCTTGTCGGTCGTCCGGGACGCGCTCCCCCTGCGTGGCGGCGTCGCTATCGTCGAGAACGCCGACGAGGAGACCGCCCAAATCGAGGGGGTCCGTGCCGACGGGTTCGAGAGCCGCGAGCCCGAGTTGCTCGAGGCCGCTCGTCGGGAGATGGCCACCTTGCCGTTCGACGACCTCGACCTGCTCGTCGTCGACGAGATCGGCAAGGAAATCTCTGGGGCGGGGATGGACACGAACGTCATCGGTCGCTACCGCGTTCTCAACGCGCCCGATCCGGAGAACCCCGACGTCGACCTGATCTACGTCCGCGGGCTGACCGACGAGACCCACGGCAACGGGAACGGGATCGGACTGGCCGACCTCACCCGGCAGTCGGCGATCGATCAGCTCGACCTCGAGCAGACGTACACGAACGCGGTAACCAGCGGCTCGCTCGCCAAGGCGACCCTGCCGGTGGTCGCTCCAGACGACGAACTCGCGGTCCACATCGCCCTCGGCGCACTGGGCGGCTACGACCCCGAACGCGCACGGATCGTCCGGATCAGGAACACGACGGACCTCTCCGAACTGCACGTCTCGGAGGCGCTGCTCGAGGACGCCGACACCAGTGCCGACCTCGAGGTCCTTGAACGCGAGCAACTGGTCTTCGAGGACGGGACGATGCGATTCGTCCCGCGATAGCAGATTCCCCGTCTCGGGGTGGACCCCTGTTCGGAGTTCTATCGGAGTCCACACGGAGGGGAACACGTTTGCCCACACCAGCGTATCACCGTCGTATGGGAGGAATCGACGTTCGACATCGCAGCGCCCTCGAGCGCTCGCCAGCTCACGAGGTGGCACTCGAGTGTCTGCTCGCAGGGATCGAGGCAGCCCAGCCAGCGGCGTGCGTCGAGCGGCGGGTCACGTGCTGCGACGGCAGCCTCGTCGCGGACGGCATCGACGGAATCGACAGTGCCGACGGTGAGAGCCGATACGATCTCGAGTCGTTCGACGACGTCGTGATCGTCGGCGGCGGTAACGCAGCAGGCGGCTTTGCGGCGGCGCTCGAGGCCGAACTCGGCGATCGTCTCGACGCCGGCGTCGTCGTTACGGACGATCCCGCACCGACGGACGTCGTCGACGTGCTCCCCGGAGAGCATCCGACGCCGAGCCGGGATGGCGTCCACAGCACCCGCCGGGTGCTCGAGGTGGCCGACACAGCGGGAGCGAACGACCTCGTCGTCGCGGTGGTTACCGGCGGGGCGAGTTCCCTGCTCGCGGCACCCGCCGGGTCGCTCTCGCTCGCCGACCTGCAGGCCGTCACCGACGCTTTGCTCGCGGTCGGTGCACCGATCGCAGAACTCAACGCCGTCCGCAAGCACTGCTCGGCGATCAAAGGTGGCTACCTCGCGCGTGAAGCGGCCCCTGCGACCGTCTGTACAATCGCACTGAGCGACGTGGTCGGCGACCGCCCCAGCGTGATCGGGAGCGGCCCCACGGTCCCCGACGAGACGACGTACGACGACGCCCTCGAGGTCCTCGAGCGGTACGACCTCGGTGACCGGATTCCGGATACGGTTCGCGACCACCTCGAGTCCGGGGCGGGTGGCGAACACCCCGAGACGCCCACCGCCGGGGATCCGGCGTTCGATCGGACCCGGACCCACGTCGTCGGGAGAAACCACACGGCACTCGAGGCAGCGCAATCGGTCGCCCTCGAGCGCGGGTACGAGCCACTGATCCTCTCCTCGCGCGTCCGTGGCGAAGCGCGCGAGGCGGCCCTGACGCAGGTCGCGATCGCCGAAGAGTGCCGGGCCACGGGGACGCCCGTCGAACCACCCGCCGTGATCCTCTCGGGCGGTGAAACCACGGTGTCCGTCTCTGGCAGGGACGGAACCGGCGGCCCGAACCAGGAGTTCGTCACGAGTGGCGCACTCGGGTTCGCCGACGGTACCCGTAGCGTAGACGGCGTCGTCGTCGCGGGCGTCGACACCGATGGCGTCGACGGGCCGACCGACGCTGCCGGTGCGATCGCCGACGCCGACACCATCTCCGAATCGGCGGGGCGAACGGCTCTCGACGACCACGACGTGTACTCGCTGCTCGAGGATGCTGACGCACTCGTTCGAACCGGGCCGACCGGAACGAACGTCAGCGACCTCCGGGTGATCGTCCTCGAGTCGGTTGACGATGCGTGAGTGATCCCGGACCCAGCTGCCCCAGAAAATATATGCAAACTGTCATCACCACGAAAAGGTAACGGAAGATATTATTCCTCAGCCGGTCCACTCGTTCGATCGATTCCCGGGGTCGTCGGTGCATTACGGCCGTATTCCCGTAAAGGATCGCGGACAGAACGCTTTTACCGCCAAGCCGAGTACCTCGAGACAGTGAGTGAACGAACCACCGACGCAGCCGCAGAATCGTCGTGTGGGTGCAAGGTCGGACGCGTCGGCGACCGGTACGCCCTCGGCGAACTGGACGACGAACTCGTGCGATACTGGACCGATCCGTCCGACGACCGCTACAGCACGCGGGAACTTGCGACCCACGTCAACCAGCGCATCCTCGAGACGGCACTCGAAGAGGCGGGCCTCCAGCTCAAAGACGGTGAGGTCGAGAACATGTACCGCCTGCTAACCGACGACGACGTCAGCAGCGGGACCCAGGTTCAGACCAGAAAGGAACTCGAGCGCGACGGCGTGGACATCGAGGACGTCGAACGCGACTTCGTCTCTCACCAGACCGTCTACAACCACCTGCGAAACTGTCTCGAGGCCGAACTCCAGACACCGTCGGACGAGGAGCGACTCGAGCGCAGCCGCGACAAACTCGGTGCGCTTCGCAATCGAACGGGCGCGGTCACCGAGGACACCATCGCCCAGCTCGAGCGCAACGACGTGCTCGACATCGGCGAGTTCGACGTGCTGGTCACCGTCACCGTGACCTGCAAGGACTGCCGACAGCAGTACACCGTCCGGGACCTGCTCGAGCAGGGCGGCTGTGACTGCAATTCTGAGTGATCGCCGCTCCGTCTCACGCCCCTGTGACTCTCGACCCGGGTGCTTTGCTTCTCAGTTCGGACGTCGTCTACGGACGCCTCGCCTGGCCATCGCCGCGGTATCGCTCGCGTCTGTTCTGCACCGTCATACCCGGTACGCACGGTGGATCGACTGGGTTCGAGCGGTGCTATCTCGAGTCGTTTCGGACTCCGACGATTGATCAGGCTGGTTCTGTGTGATGATTAGTGTCGGTATTGTACGATACATATGGATCTGATAGGTGTGGTTGCAAGGCTTCACTCGGCCCACTCGGCGTCACCAGGTTGCGTGTGGAAGATTGCCTCCTCGAGCAACGCGATGGCCTTCTCGAGACCTTCGCGCGAACTCAGGAGGGAGTCTTCGTGTTCGATACTCAGTGCGCCGTCGTAGCCGGCCATGCGGAGCGTCGAGACGACGTCCTTCCAGTGGGAGGTGTCGTGGCCGTAACCGACGGTGCGGAAGATCCACGACCGGTTCGGTTCGTCAGGATACGGCGTCGTGTCGAGGACGCCTTTCTCGCGGGCGACGGCGTCGTAGATCCGGGTGTCCTTGGCGTGGACGTGGGCGATGGCGTCGTGGTCGCCGAGCAACCTGATCGCGTCGAGCACCGAGATTCCCTGCCAGTAGAGGTGCGAGGGGTCGAAGTTCGTACAGATTCGGTCGCCCGTTTCCTCGCGTAACCGGAGCATGCTGTGCGGGTCGGAGACGAGCATGTTCGGGTGCATCTCGATCGCCACGTCGACGCCGTGGTCGTCGGCGTACTCGGCGAGTTCGTCCCAGTATTCGACGGCGACCTCCCACTGGTACTCGAGCGCCTCGGCCTGCTCGGGCGGCCACGGTGCGGTGATCCAGTTCGGTACCTCGTCGTTCGGGCCACCGGCGGGCAAGCCAGAGAAGCAGGTGATGGCGTCGACCTCGAGCTGTGCGGCGAGCCGGATCCCCTCCCGGAGGTGCGTATCCGCGCGTTCGGCGCGTTCGTCGTCCGGGTGCAGCGGGTTGTTGTGGGTCGCGAGGGCACTGATCTCCATCTCGTGGCCCTCGAGTAGCGACCGCAGCTCTGCCTGTGCCTCCTCGTCGTCGAGGTACGCCTCGCGTTCTACGTGGTCCTCGCCCGGGTGGCCGCCGACGCCGGGTTCGATCGCGTCGATGCCCCGCTCGGAAAGGTACGCGACGGCGTCGTCGATGGATTCGTCGGCCAGCGGTGGGGTGTGGACTCCGACGTGCATAGGGCGGGCTTCCACGGACCGCACAAAAGGGATTTTTCCGGCTCGAGAGAGAGTCACGTGGGCGAAACGCTCTCGTTACCGTGCGTGTCGGACGGCTCACTCGAGAAACTGATCGAGCGTCGCGTCCAGCCCATCGCGAACCTCGCTGACCAGCGCGCCGTCGATGTCGAGTCCGAGGACGTCGACTGCGGCCCGGCCGACCCGTTCGCGCAAGTCATCGCGTGTGTAGACGCCGAGTCGCCACTGGGAGTACTGGGCCGCCCGCAGCGCCGCGACCAGCGGCGACTGTTGCTCGAGGCGGCGGATCTCGCCGTTGACCATCACGCGCGATGTCGACTCGGGCATCGAAGGGCGACCCTGGATGTCGAGGATCACGGTGTCGGGGTCCACGTCGGCGGCGTCGGCGATCTCGCGTTCGAACGTGAGGACGGTCTCGTGATCGGCCTCGATCACGCCGCCGGGAACGTCGTCGATCTCGGCCCAGACGGCCCGCTTGTAGAGGTCGCGCTCGTCGAACCGCCGCGAGAATTCAGCCGTGGCGGGGCTCGAGCGCAGCGCCACGAGGAGGTCGGCGTCGTCCATCCGCATCAGTGTCGCGGCGTCGACGTCGTTCTCGGGGGCGTCGAGCAGGCGTTCTGCCGCCCGCCGGAGCATGGCCTTGCTGATCCGGGCGACGCTGTGGCTGTAGACGGTCGGGTTCATCAGTGCGCGGGCGACCAGCAGGCTCTCTGCGGTCTGGACGTTCCCCTCCGCGAGGACGAGCTCGCCGTCGGTGAACGTCAACTCTCGGACGAGCCGCCCGTGGTCGATCGTCCCGTACGGGACCCCGGTGTGGTGGGCGTCCCGCACGAGGTAGTCCATCCGATCCACGTCGAGTTCGCCGGAGACGAGCTGGCCGAACCGCCCCTCGCCCGCGACGAGGTCGGCGATCGTCGCCGGCTCGAGGTCGTGTGCCCGGAGGACGTCTCCGACGGCCCCCTCGGCGAGGAGGTGGTGGACGTCGTCGTGGTACCTGCCGGTCCGCCGGTGGGTGAGCGCCTCGAGATTGTGGCTGAACGGGCCGTGGCCGACGTCGTGGAGGATCGCGGCAGCTCTGACGCGTTCGGCCTGCAGCCCCTCGACGCCGAGGTGCTCGAGTGCCTCGCAGGCGAGGTGGTAGACGCCGAGGCTGTGTTCGAACCGGGTGTGGTTCGCGGAGGGGTAGACGAGCGAGACGGTCCCGAGTTGTCGGATGCGCCGGAGTCGCTGGAGCGCCGGCGTGTCGACGAGGTCCCGGGCAACCCCGTCGACGGCGATGTGGTCGTGCACGCTGTCCTTGATTACCTTCATTGCCGGCCATTGGGCGGGTCGCTACAAAAACCGTGGTCTCCGTTCGCCATATCCGGATCAGTTACCGGGGAATCGAATACGTCTCAACCATCACGGCAGGGGCTTTCGGGATGGTCAGCGGCAATTCGTCTCCATAGCCTGTTTTGCTTGCATTTCTGAACGCACAGGACCAGAGTTGATC is a genomic window of Natrarchaeobaculum aegyptiacum containing:
- a CDS encoding HD domain-containing protein, which gives rise to MKVIKDSVHDHIAVDGVARDLVDTPALQRLRRIRQLGTVSLVYPSANHTRFEHSLGVYHLACEALEHLGVEGLQAERVRAAAILHDVGHGPFSHNLEALTHRRTGRYHDDVHHLLAEGAVGDVLRAHDLEPATIADLVAGEGRFGQLVSGELDVDRMDYLVRDAHHTGVPYGTIDHGRLVRELTFTDGELVLAEGNVQTAESLLVARALMNPTVYSHSVARISKAMLRRAAERLLDAPENDVDAATLMRMDDADLLVALRSSPATAEFSRRFDERDLYKRAVWAEIDDVPGGVIEADHETVLTFEREIADAADVDPDTVILDIQGRPSMPESTSRVMVNGEIRRLEQQSPLVAALRAAQYSQWRLGVYTRDDLRERVGRAAVDVLGLDIDGALVSEVRDGLDATLDQFLE